In Pengzhenrongella sicca, a single genomic region encodes these proteins:
- the rplL gene encoding 50S ribosomal protein L7/L12, producing MAKLSTVELIDAFKELTLIELSDFVKAFEETFDVVAAAPVAAAAAAGAGAGEAEEAEEQTEFDVILSAIGEKKIQVIKEVRVLTSLGLKEAKDLVDAAPKTVLEGVSKEAAEKAKASLEAAGASVTVK from the coding sequence ATGGCGAAGCTCAGCACCGTCGAGCTCATCGACGCATTCAAGGAGCTCACGCTCATCGAGCTCTCCGACTTCGTGAAGGCCTTCGAGGAGACCTTCGACGTCGTCGCCGCTGCCCCCGTCGCCGCTGCCGCCGCCGCTGGCGCCGGTGCTGGCGAGGCCGAAGAGGCCGAGGAGCAGACGGAGTTCGACGTCATCCTCTCGGCCATCGGCGAGAAGAAGATCCAGGTCATCAAGGAGGTTCGCGTTCTCACCAGCCTTGGGCTGAAGGAGGCCAAGGACCTGGTTGACGCTGCCCCGAAGACCGTCCTCGAGGGGGTCTCCAAGGAGGCCGCCGAGAAGGCCAAGGCGTCGCTCGAGGCCGCTGGCGCGAGCGTCACGGTCAAGTGA
- the rplJ gene encoding 50S ribosomal protein L10 yields MARPDKAAAVAELTDQFRDSNAAVLTEYRGLTVAQLKQLRRTLSGNATYAVVKNTLTAIAAKQAGVEGLDDKLAGPSAIAFVTGDPVTAAKGLRDFAKANPALVIKGGVLDGRALTAAEIIKLADLESREVLLAKLAGAFKASLYQAAYLFTAPATQAVRTIDALREKNQAEVSTEEAA; encoded by the coding sequence ATGGCGAGGCCGGACAAGGCAGCCGCTGTTGCAGAGCTCACGGATCAGTTCCGTGACTCCAACGCGGCCGTGCTGACCGAGTACCGCGGGCTCACCGTCGCACAGCTCAAGCAGCTGCGGCGCACGCTCAGCGGCAACGCAACCTATGCCGTGGTGAAGAACACGCTGACCGCCATCGCGGCCAAGCAGGCTGGCGTCGAAGGACTCGACGACAAGCTTGCTGGCCCGTCGGCAATCGCCTTCGTGACCGGTGACCCGGTCACGGCAGCCAAGGGCCTCCGTGACTTTGCCAAGGCGAACCCCGCACTGGTCATCAAGGGCGGTGTCCTTGACGGGCGCGCCCTGACCGCCGCGGAGATCATCAAGCTCGCGGACCTCGAGTCCCGCGAGGTGCTGCTGGCCAAGCTGGCCGGCGCATTCAAGGCGTCGCTGTACCAGGCGGCGTACCTCTTCACTGCTCCCGCGACCCAGGCCGTCCGCACCATCGACGCCCTGCGCGAGAAGAACCAGGCCGAGGTCTCGACCGAAGAAGCTGCCTGA
- the rplK gene encoding 50S ribosomal protein L11, with protein sequence MPPKKKVSGLIKLQIKAGAATPAPPIGPALGQHGVNIMEFCKAYNAATESQRGNVIPVEITIYEDRSFTFITKTPPAAELIKKAAGVEKGSPTPHTVKVATLTAAQVSEIAAVKLEDLNANDLAAAEKIIAGTARSMGINVEGVSV encoded by the coding sequence ATGCCCCCGAAGAAGAAGGTCTCTGGCCTGATCAAGCTCCAGATCAAGGCCGGAGCCGCTACGCCGGCGCCGCCCATCGGCCCCGCCCTGGGCCAGCACGGCGTCAACATCATGGAATTCTGCAAGGCGTACAACGCCGCGACCGAGTCGCAGCGCGGGAACGTCATCCCCGTCGAGATCACCATCTACGAGGACCGTTCCTTCACGTTCATCACGAAGACCCCGCCGGCTGCGGAGCTCATCAAGAAGGCCGCCGGAGTCGAGAAGGGTTCGCCCACGCCGCACACCGTCAAGGTTGCGACGCTGACGGCCGCCCAGGTGAGCGAGATCGCCGCGGTCAAGCTCGAGGACCTCAACGCCAACGACCTCGCCGCTGCCGAGAAGATCATCGCCGGCACCGCCCGGTCGATGGGCATCAACGTCGAGGGCGTCTCCGTCTGA
- a CDS encoding RNA polymerase sigma factor, producing the protein MSDDQVGPVASGTAHRDRSLADDAERALVALRAGDHAPLATLVADLTPLLWHTVRAQGVAQHEAQDVVQGVWISLLRESGSIRDPRATLQWMLVTAKRAAWRAASHQRTDAVHTSSDERALDLVVAPVEERPEATTIRAERDRVLWDHVQRLPERCRALLRLVAMVDRPDYAVVSQSLGMPVGSIGPTRGRCLAKLRSALAGDPAWSA; encoded by the coding sequence ATGAGTGACGACCAGGTCGGACCGGTCGCGAGCGGAACGGCGCATCGCGACCGCTCCCTCGCCGACGACGCCGAGCGCGCGCTCGTCGCGCTGCGCGCCGGCGACCACGCTCCGCTGGCGACGCTCGTCGCGGACTTGACGCCGCTGCTGTGGCACACGGTGCGCGCGCAGGGCGTCGCGCAGCACGAGGCCCAGGACGTCGTGCAGGGCGTGTGGATCTCGCTGCTGCGGGAGTCCGGCTCGATCCGCGACCCGAGGGCGACCCTGCAGTGGATGCTCGTGACCGCCAAGCGCGCCGCATGGCGCGCGGCGTCCCACCAGCGCACCGACGCAGTGCACACGAGCTCCGACGAGCGGGCGCTCGACCTGGTGGTCGCCCCGGTCGAAGAGCGGCCCGAGGCCACGACGATCCGGGCCGAGCGCGACCGGGTCCTGTGGGACCACGTCCAGCGGCTGCCCGAACGCTGCCGCGCCCTGCTCCGGCTGGTCGCGATGGTCGACCGGCCCGACTACGCCGTCGTCTCGCAGTCCCTCGGGATGCCGGTCGGGAGCATCGGCCCGACCCGCGGCCGCTGCCTCGCGAAGCTCCGGTCGGCGCTCGCGGGCGACCCGGCGTGGAGCGCCTGA
- the nusG gene encoding transcription termination/antitermination protein NusG produces MSQESQESPAVEAELADTVASVESVEADVTAPADVVDEPEDVVERPVLGEDEDAPVAQPVAAEGEPADGEPAEGAADGEADEAEVDPIEAFKSDLRRLPGDWFVIHSYAGYENRVKVNLENRTQSLNMEDYIHQVEVPMEEVTEIKNAQRKVVRRVRIPGYVLVRMDLTDESWGAVRHTPGVTGFVGHTHQPVPLTLNEVFSMLAPTLAPKTQAQVAAKALSEIKVDFTIGESVTVTDGPFDTLPATISEINAESQKLKVLVSIFGRETPVELSFSQVAKI; encoded by the coding sequence GTGTCTCAGGAGTCGCAGGAGTCGCCCGCCGTCGAGGCGGAGCTCGCGGACACCGTCGCGTCCGTCGAGTCGGTCGAGGCCGACGTCACAGCGCCCGCCGACGTCGTCGACGAGCCCGAGGACGTCGTCGAGCGTCCCGTGCTCGGCGAGGACGAAGACGCTCCCGTCGCCCAGCCCGTCGCGGCCGAGGGCGAGCCTGCCGACGGCGAGCCCGCCGAGGGTGCGGCCGACGGCGAGGCCGACGAGGCCGAGGTCGACCCGATCGAGGCGTTCAAGTCCGATCTGCGGCGCCTGCCGGGCGACTGGTTCGTGATCCACTCCTACGCCGGGTACGAGAACCGCGTGAAGGTCAACCTGGAGAACCGCACCCAGAGCCTGAACATGGAGGACTACATCCACCAGGTGGAGGTCCCCATGGAGGAGGTCACGGAGATCAAGAACGCGCAGCGCAAGGTCGTGCGCCGCGTCCGGATCCCGGGGTACGTCCTCGTCCGCATGGACCTGACCGACGAGTCGTGGGGCGCCGTCCGGCACACCCCCGGCGTGACGGGCTTCGTGGGCCACACCCACCAGCCGGTCCCGCTCACGCTCAACGAGGTGTTCTCGATGCTCGCCCCGACGCTCGCGCCGAAGACGCAGGCGCAGGTCGCCGCGAAGGCGCTCAGCGAGATCAAGGTCGACTTCACGATCGGCGAGTCCGTCACCGTCACCGATGGGCCGTTCGACACGCTGCCCGCCACGATCTCCGAGATCAATGCCGAGAGCCAGAAGCTCAAGGTGCTCGTCTCCATCTTCGGCCGGGAGACCCCGGTCGAGCTGTCGTTCAGCCAGGTCGCCAAGATCTGA
- a CDS encoding chymotrypsin family serine protease produces MAYEDPAGERSRRAQIRPTKQRAENHLIARPGVVGVDIGEKMSGGERTGQQSIVVYVASKRDASEIPADELVPREIDGIPTDVVEKRIRLLSEPIDAARLLPPSELVDAGLYRPVVGGVSLGPEQPVYRVAPDVAKPGYYAYSGTIAAIVVDRLSGLALALTNAHVAAPTPLWKRGDVQVQPSRGDDGAAAGHRFGTLARAELTDEVDGAVILLDPGTAYHPSIAGIGDVTGHAAAVVGAPVRKRGRTTGLSHGRVRSLDLTVELDFGTGIGKRTLRNQISIDSTPGEGWFSNGGDSGSAVVDADQRVVGLLFAGDEDGDFSIANPIQAVLDALDVDLLVAPSAQVASGSGYAGSGYAGSGYAGAGSAAAAGAAGAAAAGGGYSARPSRPGPVDREKVSVGAHSNGTSAGDGVAAQPFTQPFTQPFTQPFTQPVMQPFTQPFTQPFTQPFTQPFTQPFTQPLMQPFTQPFTQPFTQPFTQPVLHPFTQPATHPSAAGGAGDLRSAFWSGYLYALDQLA; encoded by the coding sequence ATGGCTTACGAGGACCCCGCCGGCGAACGCAGCCGGCGCGCCCAGATCCGGCCCACGAAGCAGCGGGCGGAGAACCACCTGATCGCGCGGCCCGGCGTCGTCGGCGTCGACATCGGCGAGAAGATGAGCGGCGGCGAGCGCACCGGCCAGCAGTCGATCGTCGTGTACGTCGCGAGCAAGCGGGACGCGAGCGAGATCCCCGCCGACGAGCTCGTGCCGCGCGAGATCGACGGCATCCCGACCGACGTCGTCGAGAAGCGGATCCGGCTCCTGTCCGAGCCCATCGACGCCGCCCGGCTGCTGCCGCCCTCCGAGCTCGTGGACGCCGGCCTGTACCGGCCCGTCGTCGGCGGCGTCAGCCTCGGCCCCGAGCAGCCCGTCTATCGGGTCGCCCCCGACGTCGCCAAGCCCGGCTACTACGCGTACTCCGGCACGATCGCGGCGATCGTCGTGGATCGCCTGTCCGGCCTCGCGCTCGCCCTCACGAACGCCCACGTCGCCGCGCCGACGCCCCTGTGGAAGCGCGGCGACGTGCAGGTCCAGCCCTCACGCGGGGACGACGGCGCCGCGGCCGGGCACCGCTTCGGGACCCTCGCGCGCGCCGAGCTGACCGACGAGGTCGACGGCGCGGTCATCCTGCTCGACCCCGGGACGGCGTACCACCCGTCGATTGCGGGCATCGGCGACGTCACGGGCCACGCCGCCGCCGTCGTCGGCGCGCCGGTGCGCAAGCGCGGCCGCACGACCGGGCTGAGCCACGGCCGGGTCCGCTCGCTCGACCTGACGGTCGAGCTCGACTTCGGCACCGGGATCGGCAAGCGGACGCTGCGCAACCAGATCTCGATCGACTCGACGCCCGGGGAGGGCTGGTTCTCCAACGGCGGCGACTCGGGCTCGGCGGTCGTCGACGCCGACCAGCGCGTCGTCGGCCTGCTGTTCGCGGGCGACGAGGACGGCGACTTCAGCATCGCGAACCCGATCCAGGCCGTGCTCGACGCGCTGGACGTCGACCTGCTGGTCGCCCCGAGCGCACAGGTCGCGAGCGGCTCGGGGTATGCGGGCTCGGGGTATGCGGGCTCGGGGTATGCGGGTGCGGGGTCGGCCGCCGCGGCGGGTGCTGCGGGAGCCGCTGCGGCCGGCGGCGGGTACTCGGCTCGGCCGAGCCGGCCCGGGCCTGTGGACCGCGAGAAGGTGTCGGTGGGCGCGCACAGCAACGGCACGAGCGCGGGCGACGGCGTCGCAGCGCAACCGTTCACCCAGCCGTTCACCCAGCCGTTCACGCAACCCTTCACGCAGCCGGTGATGCAGCCCTTCACCCAACCGTTCACGCAGCCATTCACGCAGCCATTCACGCAGCCATTCACGCAGCCCTTCACGCAACCGTTGATGCAGCCCTTCACCCAGCCATTCACGCAACCGTTCACGCAACCGTTCACGCAGCCGGTGTTGCACCCGTTCACGCAGCCGGCGACCCACCCGTCGGCGGCCGGAGGCGCGGGCGACCTCCGATCGGCCTTCTGGTCGGGCTACCTCTACGCCCTCGACCAGCTCGCCTGA
- a CDS encoding carboxypeptidase regulatory-like domain-containing protein yields MAADDVAAFALEPLGPVDTAILDDLAALWGRLDPVPADLVDRIGLALTLDALETELAQIHRVASPALAVRADETSIEAETITFTTDVLTVMITVHAEGEHVRIDGWSTPAGQVSVELHQGSTVTTTESDENGRFVLADVARGAARLVLRRAAAPQEPVVTPMIEL; encoded by the coding sequence ATGGCCGCCGACGACGTCGCGGCCTTCGCGCTCGAGCCGCTCGGCCCTGTGGACACCGCGATCCTCGACGACCTCGCCGCGCTCTGGGGCCGGCTGGACCCCGTCCCCGCGGACCTCGTGGACCGCATCGGGCTCGCGCTGACGCTGGACGCGCTCGAGACCGAGCTCGCCCAGATCCACCGGGTGGCGTCTCCCGCGCTCGCGGTGCGCGCCGACGAGACGAGCATCGAGGCCGAGACCATCACATTCACGACCGACGTGCTGACCGTCATGATCACGGTGCACGCCGAGGGCGAGCACGTGCGGATCGACGGCTGGTCCACGCCCGCCGGGCAGGTGTCGGTCGAGCTGCACCAGGGCTCGACGGTCACCACGACGGAGTCCGACGAGAACGGCCGGTTCGTGCTCGCCGACGTCGCCCGCGGCGCCGCGCGGCTCGTGCTCCGCCGCGCCGCCGCCCCGCAGGAGCCGGTGGTCACCCCGATGATCGAGCTGTAG
- a CDS encoding CHAT domain-containing protein, whose amino-acid sequence MRPGESAPGAPTELVALAGQVARAAADNADGHPARAARRLRPALARLAVYGDGQEASRVRARAVLELAKSDFEVRGDASAQLDLLAALADAGGQWPGLEPALAGLRGLLHLRAGRVDESLRELDLAVELIDRAEVIDACCALLNRGVLHLERGDLARARRDLAECARRSREAALPLLVFKASHNLGYLEYLAGRLPLSLERMAEAAGSDPGGLRAIALLDRARVLVEAGLVGVADETLAEAAAIFTADRLPHDLAETELARAECALLRADLDAAAVFASAARRRFARRGDEAWVLRAALLELQARAATLARRRSAAAATTGEPDPQRRGWVALARRCAGLEAACAESGRPQWAYVAHLLRIEAEVAAGQGPAPDARLRELETIPAGAPIGVRLHARRLRAELALGAGDRARASRQVRTGQRELALHRASFGSIDLRTASAVHGAALAELDLRIALDGGRAGAVFDAAERSRAVIRGTRRVNPPADPGTAALLAELRQLLEAGRELERRPAADLERQRARREALRLRQAIQARSWHEAGAAPADRPGRVGDVVAALGDRPGTVVVNVLEHRGRLVAVRVTDRGPTLHDLGPADPIREQTRRVHADLPVAANPYVPAPLRAAAAASLAGLMDRLDAEVRDVLAAPAEVVVVTGDWLGALPWSMLGSRAGLPTVVTPSARHWLTHAPAAGERGRLARAHLSSVAGPGLRHARLEAEQVAVRWPDSTLLTGADATCAQAAAMLGSPGVVHLAAHGRHESDNPLFSSVRLADGPLFAHELDQGAGAPELVLLSSCEVGRTTVRPGGEALGLTSVLLRIGVGCVVAAIAPLPDDDALRVMTTTHDLIRRGWSVPRALAQASSAQDSPIPIPLVCFGAPA is encoded by the coding sequence GTGCGCCCCGGCGAGTCCGCGCCGGGCGCACCGACAGAGCTCGTCGCCCTGGCCGGTCAGGTCGCCCGTGCCGCCGCGGACAACGCCGACGGCCACCCGGCCCGTGCCGCCCGCAGGTTGCGTCCCGCCCTCGCGCGCCTCGCCGTGTACGGCGACGGGCAGGAGGCGAGCCGGGTCCGGGCGCGGGCGGTGCTGGAGCTCGCCAAGAGCGACTTCGAGGTGCGCGGCGACGCGTCGGCGCAGCTGGACCTGCTCGCCGCGCTCGCCGACGCGGGCGGGCAGTGGCCGGGCCTTGAGCCGGCGCTCGCGGGCCTGCGGGGCCTGCTGCACCTGCGCGCCGGCCGGGTCGACGAGTCGCTGCGCGAGCTCGACCTCGCCGTCGAGCTGATCGACCGGGCCGAGGTGATCGACGCGTGCTGCGCGCTGCTCAACCGGGGCGTGCTGCACCTCGAGCGCGGTGACCTCGCGCGGGCCCGGCGCGACCTCGCCGAGTGCGCGCGCCGGTCCAGGGAGGCGGCCCTGCCCTTGCTCGTGTTCAAGGCCTCCCACAACCTGGGCTACCTCGAGTACCTGGCCGGCCGGCTCCCGCTCTCGCTCGAGCGGATGGCCGAGGCCGCCGGGAGCGATCCCGGCGGGCTCCGGGCGATCGCCCTGCTCGACCGGGCCCGGGTGCTGGTCGAGGCGGGACTGGTCGGGGTCGCCGACGAGACGCTCGCGGAGGCGGCGGCGATCTTCACCGCGGACCGGCTGCCGCACGACCTGGCCGAGACGGAGCTCGCGCGCGCGGAGTGCGCGCTGCTGCGCGCCGACCTCGACGCGGCGGCCGTGTTCGCCTCCGCCGCCAGGCGCCGGTTCGCCCGGCGCGGCGACGAGGCCTGGGTCCTGCGCGCCGCGCTGCTCGAGCTGCAGGCGCGGGCCGCGACGCTCGCGCGCCGCCGGTCGGCCGCCGCCGCGACGACCGGCGAGCCCGACCCGCAGCGCCGTGGCTGGGTCGCGCTGGCCCGCCGGTGCGCGGGGCTCGAGGCCGCGTGCGCCGAGTCCGGGCGGCCGCAGTGGGCCTACGTCGCGCACCTGCTCCGGATCGAGGCGGAGGTCGCGGCGGGGCAGGGGCCAGCCCCGGACGCGCGCCTGCGCGAGCTCGAGACGATCCCGGCGGGAGCGCCGATCGGCGTCCGGCTGCACGCCCGGCGGCTGCGGGCCGAGCTCGCCCTCGGCGCCGGCGACCGCGCCCGGGCCAGCCGTCAGGTGCGCACGGGCCAGCGGGAGCTCGCGCTGCACCGCGCGTCCTTCGGCTCGATCGACCTGCGCACCGCGAGCGCGGTGCACGGCGCCGCGCTCGCCGAGCTGGACCTGCGGATCGCGCTCGACGGCGGCCGCGCGGGGGCGGTGTTCGACGCCGCGGAGCGCAGCCGGGCCGTGATCCGGGGCACGCGGCGAGTGAACCCGCCGGCCGATCCCGGCACGGCCGCGCTGCTCGCCGAGCTGCGCCAGCTGCTCGAGGCGGGGCGGGAGCTCGAGCGCCGGCCTGCGGCCGACCTCGAGCGCCAGCGCGCCCGGCGGGAGGCCCTCCGGCTGCGCCAGGCGATCCAGGCCCGATCCTGGCACGAGGCCGGCGCGGCCCCCGCCGACCGGCCCGGCCGGGTGGGTGACGTCGTCGCCGCGCTGGGGGACCGGCCCGGGACGGTGGTCGTCAACGTGCTCGAGCACCGCGGCCGCCTCGTCGCCGTCCGGGTGACGGACCGGGGCCCGACGCTGCACGACCTCGGGCCGGCCGACCCGATCCGCGAGCAGACCCGCCGGGTGCACGCGGACCTGCCGGTCGCGGCGAACCCGTACGTGCCCGCACCGCTGCGGGCCGCCGCGGCGGCGTCCCTCGCGGGCCTGATGGACCGGCTCGACGCCGAGGTCCGGGACGTGCTCGCGGCTCCCGCGGAGGTCGTGGTGGTGACGGGGGACTGGCTCGGCGCGCTGCCCTGGTCGATGCTCGGCAGCCGCGCGGGCCTGCCGACCGTGGTCACGCCGTCGGCCCGGCACTGGCTCACGCACGCCCCGGCGGCGGGGGAGCGGGGCCGCCTCGCGCGGGCCCACCTGAGCTCGGTGGCCGGGCCGGGCCTGCGGCACGCGCGCCTGGAGGCCGAGCAGGTGGCGGTGCGCTGGCCGGACAGCACGCTGCTCACCGGCGCCGACGCGACGTGCGCGCAGGCGGCAGCGATGCTGGGCTCGCCCGGCGTCGTGCACCTCGCCGCGCACGGCCGGCACGAGAGCGACAACCCCCTGTTCTCCTCCGTCCGGCTCGCGGACGGGCCGCTGTTCGCGCACGAGCTGGACCAGGGGGCCGGTGCGCCCGAGCTCGTCCTGCTCTCGTCGTGCGAGGTGGGCCGCACGACCGTCCGGCCGGGCGGGGAGGCGCTCGGGCTGACGAGCGTGCTGCTGCGGATCGGCGTCGGCTGCGTCGTGGCGGCGATCGCGCCGCTGCCCGACGACGACGCGCTGCGCGTCATGACCACGACGCACGACCTCATCCGCCGGGGCTGGAGCGTGCCGCGCGCGCTCGCACAGGCGTCGAGCGCGCAGGACTCGCCGATCCCGATCCCCCTGGTCTGCTTCGGCGCCCCCGCCTGA
- a CDS encoding pyridoxal phosphate-dependent aminotransferase, whose product MAGVSEHTHPPVQTSTRPRVSARLAAIAESATLAVDAKAKALKAAGRPVIGFGAGEPDFPTPAYIVAAAVAAAAVPANHHYTPAAGLPALRAAIAAKTLRDSGYEVAPSSVLVTNGGKQAVYQAFAAIVDPGDEVLLPAPYWTTYPEAIRLAGGVPVEVFAGVDQGYLVTVEQLEAARTERTKALLFCSPSNPTGAVYSPDQTAAIGRWALEHGVWVITDEIYEHLIYDDAVFTPIVRAVPELADTTIVLNGVAKTYAMTGWRVGWMIGPPDVIKAATNLQSHLTSNVANVSQAAAIAAVTGDLSAVDEMRTAFDRRRRTMVEMLNAIDGVVCPMPTGAFYAYPSVEGVLGRTFGGVTPTTSAELATLILEQAEVAVVPGEAFGPSGFLRLSYALSDADLAEGVGRIQRLLA is encoded by the coding sequence ATGGCAGGTGTGAGCGAACACACCCACCCCCCCGTCCAGACGTCCACCCGCCCCCGGGTCTCCGCGCGGCTGGCGGCGATCGCCGAGTCGGCGACCCTCGCGGTCGACGCCAAGGCCAAGGCGCTCAAGGCCGCCGGCCGCCCGGTGATCGGCTTCGGCGCCGGCGAGCCGGACTTCCCCACCCCGGCGTACATCGTGGCCGCGGCCGTGGCGGCCGCGGCCGTGCCGGCGAACCACCACTACACCCCTGCCGCTGGCCTTCCCGCGCTGCGCGCCGCGATCGCCGCGAAGACGCTGCGGGACTCGGGCTACGAGGTCGCGCCGTCGTCGGTGCTCGTGACGAACGGCGGCAAGCAGGCGGTCTACCAGGCGTTCGCCGCGATCGTTGACCCCGGCGACGAGGTGCTCCTGCCCGCGCCGTACTGGACCACCTACCCCGAGGCGATCCGGCTGGCCGGCGGCGTTCCCGTCGAGGTGTTCGCCGGGGTGGACCAGGGTTACCTGGTCACGGTCGAGCAGCTCGAGGCGGCCCGCACCGAGCGCACCAAGGCGCTGCTGTTCTGCTCGCCCTCGAACCCGACCGGCGCCGTCTACTCCCCCGACCAGACCGCCGCGATCGGCCGCTGGGCACTCGAGCACGGCGTCTGGGTCATCACGGACGAGATCTACGAGCACCTGATCTACGACGACGCGGTGTTCACCCCGATCGTCCGCGCCGTCCCCGAGCTTGCTGACACCACGATCGTGCTCAACGGCGTGGCCAAGACCTACGCGATGACCGGCTGGCGGGTCGGCTGGATGATCGGGCCGCCCGACGTGATCAAGGCCGCCACCAACCTGCAGTCCCACCTGACCTCGAACGTCGCGAACGTGTCGCAGGCCGCCGCGATCGCCGCGGTGACCGGCGACCTGTCCGCGGTCGACGAGATGCGCACGGCGTTCGACCGGCGCCGGCGCACGATGGTCGAGATGCTCAACGCGATCGACGGCGTCGTGTGCCCCATGCCCACCGGGGCGTTCTACGCCTACCCGAGCGTCGAGGGCGTGCTCGGCCGCACGTTCGGTGGCGTCACGCCGACGACGTCGGCCGAGCTCGCGACGCTCATCCTCGAGCAGGCGGAGGTCGCCGTCGTGCCCGGTGAGGCGTTCGGGCCGAGCGGGTTCCTGCGGCTGTCGTACGCCCTGAGCGACGCCGACCTCGCCGAGGGCGTCGGGCGGATCCAGCGCCTGCTCGCCTGA
- the rplA gene encoding 50S ribosomal protein L1, whose amino-acid sequence MSKRSKAYVAAAEKIEADRAYAPLEAVRLAQATSIAKFDATVEVAFRLGVDPRKSDQMVRGTVNLPHGTGKTARVLVFATGDRAEQARAAGADIVGGDELIERVAAGFTDFDSAVATPDLMGKVGRLGKVLGPRGLMPNPKTGTVTMDVAKAVNEIKGGKIEFRVDKHANLHFIVGKVSFTDIQLVENYGAALEEVLRLKPSASKGRYISKATMSTTNGPGILVDQNKTRNLTEADAEV is encoded by the coding sequence ATGAGCAAGCGCAGCAAGGCCTACGTGGCCGCCGCCGAGAAGATCGAGGCCGACCGGGCGTACGCGCCCCTCGAAGCCGTTCGGCTCGCCCAGGCGACGTCCATCGCCAAGTTCGACGCGACCGTCGAGGTCGCGTTCCGCCTCGGCGTCGACCCCCGCAAGTCGGACCAGATGGTCCGCGGAACGGTCAACCTCCCGCACGGGACCGGTAAGACCGCCCGCGTCCTCGTGTTCGCGACCGGTGACCGTGCCGAGCAGGCGCGCGCAGCGGGCGCCGACATCGTCGGCGGCGACGAGCTCATCGAGCGGGTCGCAGCCGGGTTTACCGACTTCGACTCCGCCGTTGCCACCCCCGACCTCATGGGCAAGGTCGGGCGTCTCGGCAAGGTGCTGGGTCCGCGCGGACTCATGCCCAACCCGAAGACCGGCACGGTGACGATGGACGTCGCGAAGGCCGTGAACGAGATCAAGGGCGGGAAGATCGAGTTCCGCGTCGACAAGCACGCGAACTTGCACTTCATCGTCGGCAAGGTCTCCTTCACCGATATCCAGCTCGTCGAGAACTATGGCGCGGCGCTCGAAGAGGTCCTGCGGCTCAAGCCGTCGGCTTCCAAGGGTCGCTACATCTCGAAGGCCACGATGTCGACGACGAACGGTCCTGGCATCCTGGTCGACCAGAACAAGACCCGGAACCTGACCGAGGCTGACGCCGAAGTCTGA
- the secE gene encoding preprotein translocase subunit SecE yields the protein MSDSAFTAASGADDTAADSAKPARSGRKDDEKLGLFARIALFLRQVVAELKKVVRPTRSELVSYTSVVMVFVLVVMAFVTVLDLGIGKVTLWVFGG from the coding sequence GTGAGCGATTCCGCATTCACTGCGGCGTCCGGCGCCGATGACACGGCCGCCGACAGTGCGAAGCCTGCCCGCAGCGGCCGCAAGGACGACGAGAAGCTCGGCCTCTTCGCGCGGATCGCGCTGTTCTTGCGCCAGGTGGTCGCGGAGCTCAAGAAGGTCGTTCGCCCGACGCGCTCGGAGCTGGTGTCCTACACCTCGGTCGTGATGGTGTTCGTCCTCGTCGTGATGGCGTTCGTCACCGTGCTCGACCTGGGCATCGGGAAGGTCACGCTCTGGGTCTTCGGCGGCTGA